One genomic window of Motacilla alba alba isolate MOTALB_02 chromosome 3, Motacilla_alba_V1.0_pri, whole genome shotgun sequence includes the following:
- the LOC119699369 gene encoding glutathione S-transferase-like, which translates to MSGKPKLHYFNGRGRMETIRWLLATAGVEFEESYLEKKEDLTKLQKDGSLLFQQVPMVEIDGMKLVQTRAICNYIATKYNLYGKDVKERALIDMYVEGIFDLNELLMTYEIQPAEKKAEHFANMMDKAENRYFPAFEKVLKDHGKDFLVGNQLSRADVQLLEVILMVEEWKPDIFAKFPLLQSFKARISNIPTIKKFLQPGSQRKPPSDDDVVDKVMKIFYS; encoded by the exons ATGTCTGGGAAACCCAAGCTGCACTACTTCAATGGACGTGGCCGCATGGAAACAATACGGTGGCTCCTGGCAACAGCTGGGGTTGAG ttTGAAGAATcttacctggaaaaaaaagaggatctGACCAAGTTACAGAAGG ATGGATCCCTGCTCTTTCAGCAAGTGCCAATGGTAGAGATTGATGGGATGAAGCTGGTGCAGACCAGAGCCATTTGCAACTACATAGCAACGAAGTACAACCTCTACGGGAAGGACGTGAAGGAGAGAGCCCT AATCGATATGTACGTGGAAGGAATATTTGATCTGAATGAGTTACTCATGACATatgaaatccagccagcagagaaaaaggCGGAACATTTTGCAAATATGATGGACAAGGCTGAAAACAGATACTTCCCAGCCTTTGAGAAG GTTTTGAAAGACCATGGAAAAGACTTTCTGGTCGGCAaccagctgagcagggcagatGTTCAATTACTTGAAGTCATTTTAATGGTAGAAGAGTGGAAGCCTGATATATTTGCCAAATTTCCCCTCTTGCAG agCTTCAAAGCAAGAATAAGCAATATCCCCACAATAAAGAaattcctgcagcctggcagccagaggaaACCACCATCAGATGACGATGTTGTGGACAAAGTGATGAAAATTTTCTactcctga